In the genome of Nocardioides sp. NBC_00368, the window CAGGAAGTCGAGGACGTCCTGGGCCGACCACCGCTCGGCCGGGTCGTAGGCCATGGTGTGCTCCAACAGCGGCGCGAGCCGGCCGGCCAGCGGCGTACGCGGCGGGTCCTCGTGCACCACGCGATACAGCGTCGCCAGCGCGTTGTCGCCGATCCCGTAGGGCGGCTCGCCGGTCAGCGCCTGGAAGAGCGTGGCCCCCAGCGACCACATGTCGCTGGCCGGGCTGGCCCGGCCGCCGGTGGCGATCTCCGGAGCCAGGTATGCCGGCGACCCGGTCACCTGCCCGGTCTGGGTGGTCTGGGAGTCGACGCCGCGGGCGATGCCGAAGTCGGTCAGCTTGGCACGGTCGGCACGGCCGACCACGATGTTGGCGGGCTTCACGTCGCGGTGGACGATGCCGGCGGCATGGGCGGCGCGCAGGGCGGAGGCGATCTGACCGATCAGCCTCGCGGCGTCCTCGACGGTCAGGGGACCGTCGTCGCGCACCATGTGGGCGAGGGTCTTCCCCTCGACGTACTCCATCACCAGCCACGGCTTGTCGTCGTCGCGCACCAGATCGAAGACGGCGACGACGTTCGGGTGGACCAGTCGTGCCGCGAGCCGTGCCTCGCGTTCGACCGCGGCATCGGACACGCCGTCGAGCGCGACCAGCTGTTTGAGCGCGACGGAACGTCCCAGCACGTCGTCGGTGGCGAGCCAGACGGCCCCCATCGCTCCCCGGCCGAGCTCCCTCTCGAGCCGGTACCTCCCTGCGATCACCCAGGTCCCCTCAAATCTCGTCGCGAACGCCAGTGGTCAACTCTAGGGGGTATCGCCTACTACCCTTGCTTCCGGGACAACCCGTTCCGGGCCCCGGAAACACCATCTGAGAACGATCTGAGAAAGGCACCACGTGTCCATCGATCCCACCCTCCTCGACGACCTCGAGTGGCGAGGCCTCATCGCCGACTCGACGGACCGCGACGCGCTCCGAGAAGCGCTGGCCGGCGGGAGTGTGCGGTTCTATATCGGGTTCGACCCCACCGCGCCGAGCCTCCACATGGGCAACCTCCTCCAGATCACCATGGCGATGCGCCTGCAGCAGGCCGGCCACACGCCCTACGTACTCGTCGGCGGCGCCACCGGCATGATCGGCGACCCGCGCGATTCCGGTGAGCGCACCCTCAACTCGCCCGAGACCGTCAAGGAATGGGTCGGGAAGGTGCGTAGCCAGATCGAGCGATTCG includes:
- a CDS encoding serine/threonine-protein kinase encodes the protein MIAGRYRLERELGRGAMGAVWLATDDVLGRSVALKQLVALDGVSDAAVEREARLAARLVHPNVVAVFDLVRDDDKPWLVMEYVEGKTLAHMVRDDGPLTVEDAARLIGQIASALRAAHAAGIVHRDVKPANIVVGRADRAKLTDFGIARGVDSQTTQTGQVTGSPAYLAPEIATGGRASPASDMWSLGATLFQALTGEPPYGIGDNALATLYRVVHEDPPRTPLAGRLAPLLEHTMAYDPAERWSAQDVLDFLAGRIAAEKLEPVAMRTQTLTAVAAPAPAPVEAPAPAVASRPAAAGRRRWWPVVAVVAAALVLLVGGALWANRGDEPTAKPKEVASASPLSEATDEKTEDAAEEESEEPSEEPTPTETASETPSESPSASQTAGASAEGIDAFIRSYLATAPANPDSAYSSMLTPAFQASSGGLEGYRDWWGSVDSTSVVSVSPSVDPLKVTYTYRYTMKDGRQDGGTVTLGLVYADGRYLINSEG